In Drosophila busckii strain San Diego stock center, stock number 13000-0081.31 chromosome 3R, ASM1175060v1, whole genome shotgun sequence, the sequence TAAGCGGATATTTCTTACACAGGCGAGACAGTCGCATTCACCAGCAATTTACGCATACCCATGCACTAACACAtacagctgcacacacacagatacataaTAGCGCACTACACACGTTGACTGGGAATCTTTCTTCGCTGCTTCGTTGTAGAACTTTTGTGTGTGAGCtacgcttttgtttaacttttctttttgtatttaaattaatttgttgttgttgtatatttgtGCCTCAATACGCGCTgctctcacactcacacaatagacacacacacgtacacgtACACGCACAAGCAAGCGTAAggttttgaataaaaaaacaaatatggcGTCAGGGTATTCTAAGTTGTTGCGCTGCCGTTTTGCACATTGCTGTTGGTTCCATGCCCCAAGATTGCAGTTCGATTGACACCCTGTTCGATTTGCAGCTTGCTGAtcgttgcaatttattgtaaaatgttgtaacacaaacttttgctttttgttttatgcttaatGAAACGTTTTGATAAGTAACTCGATCCGTTCGAGACTTCTACACCCGACGGCGTCTCACTGTGCAATAAATGCCAACGACGACGTGGAAACTTCGAATGTCTTCAACTTGtaacgctctctctctctctctctcgctcaagATTGCGCCGCTCTCTGTGCGCTCAGCGGCGCTCAGAGCGTGAATCTACCTGTTGCTGGCTAACATATGGAAGGTGTCTAGCAGGTAAACAGCTTGAAGTCTTTGTGGATGCCATATTTTATGATCTCACGtgcgctctcgcgctctctcagcTGCACAACTGATCGACAGTTTTTGCACTAACACAGTGCCCTGCTAAGAATGAGACAACTTTGTTGACTTGTGTAAAATTACCGGTTTAACAGCTTACCAACAACTAtctttgcttgtgtgtgtgtctatattGTTTGTCTCACAGGCCAGAGATTCGATCAGCCGGCTGACTGACTTGACGAACATATCGCTTACTTCatctttaaaaattcttttgtgtAAGTCTTTCTTCACCAaaagttatttttagcttaacaattaattaaaatataaacacaaaacaaaattctgcgctttttatttgccattaaCGGCAATTTGTGGTCGCTGTTATTGTCAATCAAACTGTCGTTGTATTTTCAAAGTTCAAAGCGATCGAACAGCATGCATCTGGTTTGTGTCTTGGCTAAAAgctattgttgcaatttaaagctgcagcttgttcgTTACTTTAAACAGTTTGCAAcacttaaagctgctgccacagaaATACCGTTAAGAAGCTTGGCTTATTGACATCTTAGCCTTAGGTTAATGACAGCAgctaatacatatattatattatattactgCCTGCCTGCGTCATAACTGTTTTGATTAAATCACACTTGGCGTGTGCGTTagatttattaacaaacaacaaatattaaacgcttattaaatacatattttatttatcttatGAATATGCAATAGTGATGAGTAATGTACCTGGAAAATCGTGAGTAccgctgttattgttattagaAGCTTCTTAGCTCGCCATTCAATTAGTTGCCAAATGTTTTCTTATGTTATTAACacttaaaaaaacattttgacaCATGACCTTGTTTGGTACTCGAAGTAATTGACATTTGCTTACGGTAAGGCTTGTTCAAATCTCTATACACTCATCAAAATTTCGGGgaatttattaagctaataAAGGCATATCAAACAGGAGTTGACATTTTATgatttgctaaaaaaaaatttattttatatatataaaaaaaagttgtcgGGCTTCCATGATTGGGATTTCCATGATatacatgcatttatttatagatataaAAAAGCAGAAGTCAAATGAGAACGACTTTGAAATATACTTTACCAAGaattttgtcaattttatataaaaaacagcaacaaattcagcAGAAAGatacaattcaattgaaattaaaaaacgaGATGAATATTTACTGATTTCATTCATTAAATTAgctaagtgtataaaaacatcAAGAGCACTTCTGGGTAGATGGGGAAACTTACGATGtcaattaaaagttattaatcCAGTAGCTGCAAAAAATCACCACACAAGACACACCTAGGCTTAACAGTCAAAGCCAAATGTATGCAGACAAAGACAAATAATGAGAGAAACACAGAGTGATTGATATCATAAATAAGTGCGCACTGAGGGGTTTTCTGGAATTTAATCGTTTTTCCCACGCTCTCAGCCTCAATTGacatttgtatacatttacgtatttacaacaattgcaaccGAGTCCAACGCACAGAAAGTGGCAATCTCCAGCGTCTGTCTCAAACAGGTCCAAGCGGAGAACGCACGTGCTAATGCCCAGAGACACGGAGAACGACAATGACAACGACATCGAGAACGAGAACCAGTTGGTGTACAATTTTAGAAAACCGAACACAAAGCATAGCATCGCATCTGTGGGGCTTTTAATTGTATgatgtatatattaataagcAGCAGTCGCCCCAGCACGCGAACTTGGAGTACATAAGCGCGGCACACGACGAACTGTCTCTCATTCTTAGGCGAGCGTGCGACTTGGAATAACAAACGCAAAGCGAAGCGCCAACTTAGCAAAACATCAACATTTAAAGGCCTAGAAGCAAAAAGTGCAGGATGCAGTTACTAATTATAGGCAGTTTGGCTTTGATGCTGCTAGCACCAGAACTTGTGTTGACGCGTAAGTAAAAGTTATATAATATAGAAACATGCATCTgtctatatataattaataattaattgtattgaGACGTGCTTATAACCAGCCAAACAAGTTAGCCCAATGCTCTaagctaaacattttatttacagagTCGGACAATAGCTGTCATACGCCCATTGACGAGCTGGGCTACTGTGTGCCCGCACTGCAATGTCAGTTTGTGCTGGATCTGCAGGCCACCTACGGCAGCAATGTGCCAAGAGCAATTCAGACTCAGCTAAGACAGATGGCTTGCAATGCGGCCGGCTCACAAAATGTAAGTGAAactaaactgcatttaaactAAAGCCTTGCTAATTATTACTGTTTGCTTAGGTTTTTCATCTGTGCTGTCCTACGCGTGCAGTTATATCAGCTCAAAGCGGTGGCAATTCCGGCGGACCAAGCACAGCTAGAACTAAGGCACCAGTTACTGTTCGTCAGGCTACCATGGACTTGAAACGCATTGATCCCAGCGGCATGGCGCTGCTCAATTCGGTAACAGATTGTGGTAAAAAGTCCAACATCAAATTAAGCGGTGGTGAAGTCACCAGAATTGGTGAATTTCCTTGGCTGGCGCTGCTGAAGTATGAGACCACTGGGCGTCCCTTTCTTTGCGGTGGCAGTCTCATCAGTGATCAGTTTGTATTGACAGCAGCGCATTGCGTAGCCAGCGGCAAAATGTAAGTGAACTCTTAAATTGCTAATGCTACAGTTACTAATAAAAATCTTGCCTTGCAGCATTGGTGTGCGCTTGGGTGAGCACAATCTGGACACCGAGGAGGATTGTCAGTATCTTGGCGGGCGTCGTCGCGAGTGCCTGCCGCCCTATGAGGAGTATGGCATTAGTGAAATACGTCAGCATCCCAGCTATAAGGAAAACACTATTAACTACGACATAGCGCTGCTTAAGCTGGATCGCCCTGTCAAGTTCAAGCAACACATTAAGCCAGTTTGTCTGCCCATTGATGCCAACTCAAAGGACATAGCTTACGATCAGAGCTTCTTTACCGCCGGCTGGGGCAGAACTGAAAAGGACGTCGCCTCCTCAGTGCTGCTCAAGGCAGTAGTCAAGCGTCAGGATCTAAACGTTTGCCGCAATTATTTCATTGATGCTCCAGTTACTGAAAATCATATCTGCGCTGTTGGTGAGGGCATATTACACACTTGCCGTGGCGACTCCGGTGGTCCCGTCTTCTTCCGCAATGCTTTCAAGGAAACCATACGCTATGTGCAATACGGCATTGTTAGCTTTGGCGGCAGACGTTGCGGCACCAATCGCAATCAGCCCAGCGTATTCTCCAATGTCATTGACATGTTGCCCTGGATTACTCAGAACCTTTATTGAggcagctaattaattaaccataattgatatttattcGTAGTTTATTATTGACATTGCCATAgtaatttatagaaattgtttgtgctatttttaagttttatgaaataaatctgcattacaaaaataagttttCAAGCCTAAATAATTTAAGGGTATGCTGAATAGGCAGCAGGCACTGCTTGATTAGCTTAAGCTATGTTTAGCAAATGTGTTAAGTGCACTTAATGCGGTTCTTTAGGCAAAGCATATATGAAAGACTTAGTTAAGCCTGGAAAgtattttagttgctgctttgcaGTTTTTCTGCAAGCAATCTTCGAATTAaaacttgatttttttttttttgattaggCAGTTTTATCAGACTTAATGTGATTCACTATTTCCCTCTAATCATGAAATTCAGATACAAAGTGATTCACAGAGAAAAAATCACAAGAAATTAAGTTGTTATTACTACTTAAACGTTTgtgaactaaatttaatacaattcaAATGCGACCCAGCCCTGCACATGCGATTGcggtttttttatttagcgaAGCTAAAGCTATGCTtatcatatttaattaaagtctcTTAAGTATGTTAATCGGCATGAATCATAACAAAGTTTATTTACTGCGATCCGGGTCGTTGCCAGCAGCTATCTTAACTTCTGTTGCATGCTGATGTGGAAATTGTGATTCAGATTCCTTAACATTGATTAATATCAATGGCATGCAATAATTTGCGGttttatatgctttaaattaatttacaatcgACGACTAAACTAAGCGTAGCACATAGTAGCAGGCGAATAATTTCACATCAGAACGAAACCACAGGCGGTGGCTTGGTAGCGCATTAAGCTTAGGGGAAGTCCCGCCGTTCTCGCTGGCGCCGTCAAACTAGCTAATTGTAAGTTTAATTTCTATAAGAGCTGGCAAGCTATAAACACATGTATCTACATGCGGTTTTGATTACTACTTGCTTAAACAATTAGAACTGTGACTGTAGccaataaatcataaaaagcACGCCTATACACTAAGCAGTCTAAATGGACGACTATGAAAACAATATGTAGATTTTATCTGCACAAAGGCTGGCCATTGTTCAACCAGGTCCCGTCAGGCAGTAGCATTTGAGCCTTTGTTGTAAGCGCAACAATATGAACTGGATACGCTATTTGCCTTTGGCCTTAAAAGGGTAAATAAGCCAAGTTACttatatactatgtatatttatgtatatagaaatttaGGTTATTCTATGTTGTAACACTTGGCATAAGCATACCGTTCATAGCGTCTGTATCTAGGTCGCTGCTAAAGAGTTTTGTTTCCTCCTCGGTGTCCTTTAATTTGGATACAATTTAGTAAGTACTTGTAATAACTTAAAGTACTGCccagcttaaatatttgcattgcagtCTCAACTGGAACACCACATTTCCAGCTATAACTGTTTGCGAGCTGTACAATTCCGAAAAGATTTGGGACTTGAGTGATTCACACTTTGGCATTGAGCATGAGCTACACATAGATGATTTTATAAGCGACATTGCCTTCTTCAGGGGCATTTGCATAAGCTGTGAAAACTGCCATCGTCTGCCCTGTCCAGACAACTTCACCATGCTGCTGGAAGTGGTAGCTATATATGCGCTATCTTAGTTATAATAGTCTTTATCTTTATGCTTGCTTTTAGTTTCGTTCCAAGTGTCATGAGCTTATTATAGAATGCAGCTATCTGAATCATATATTCGACTGCTGCGATCAGTTTTTGCCACTGCATACAGAGTACGGCGTTTGTTACTCCTTCAACTCTAATCAGGCACATAAGTCATACTTGGCACAGTACAAAAACAATCGTCAAACTGGCGCTGGACATTTAAAGTTTCATGCTGCAGCGGATATACAATTGCATGTGCATGCGCCCATCGATATACCGTTTCCCTTTGCCGAGGGCATGGTCAGGGATACAGTGCTGCTGGGCAGCTATAAGGAGATTATACTAAATGTGATTGAAGTCTACAATCATGAGAGCGTGAATGAGCTGAGTCCGGAGCAGCGACGCTGTCGTTATAGCAATGAGCACTTGCCTGAGGGTTTGGGCTTATATGAATTCTACAGCTACTCTGGCTGCATTATTGACTGCACTGTAGCTAAGCACTTGCTGTATTGCAACTGCACCAGCCATTTTATGGCCATgtccagcagcaacttgctgcCCGTCTGTGATTATCGTGGACTCATTTGCCTGACCAACAATCATGACAGAGTCTTGGCGGAGCGCAAGTCTTGCGAGTGCATGAGCTCCTGCGAAGAGCCCGAGTACAATATTATACACAATACAGCAGATGAGTGCGTATACAACTTagattaataacaattaaattatatatgttattttCCAGCAATCAAGAAGCTGAGCGCGAGGCTTCTGATATACATGTGGCTCTCATAGAGCTGCCAACTCAGCGCTACGTGCGTCGCGTAGCTAAATCCAATCTGGACTTGTTAAGTAAGTTACATATTTTCTTCCATACTCCTGCTACTAACTGTCTTGTGCcttttgcagttgcagttggtgGCCTGGTTAGCCTTTTCTTCAATACCTCCTTGCTGCGCATCTTGGAAGGCATATATCTCTGCTTCAAATATAGAAAAGTCATTACACAGTTTGCTGTTGGTTTTTTGGTTGGCACATTTAAGTATTTACAGATTTTgacaaaattaaagtaaatcaCAAACCATTTGCATTAAACTATAGTTATCCATTTGCGGGAGTATTTAAAGCGTCTAATTAAACTATTGGGTGTTGATATTGCTGCTCCGGAGAGCGTGTTCCCATTTCAAATTCTAAATGCTGCGCATCTTTTGAGACATGAAACCAGTTCCTGCCGGCTGGCTACTTGGCCAACTAGTTGGCGTTATGACCTCCAGCAGCGAGCCCATATAGCTGGGCAGATAGACGCAACTTGAGAAAATAACAAGTGTCAACATGATTAACACGAATCCGTCtgcaaaataacaataaataattagtagatgttgtgtgtgtgtggaaagcGGATAGTAACAAATGTGCCGTAGGGGTGTAACCGGGTGCTGTTGACCGATAATCTCAATAGCTTTGGCTTACCACCCGACCGCCGACGTCTGCCAAGAAACTCTAAAACAACAAAGCTCTTGGCATTGTTTTGCAATTACTTACTGATTAATTTCTTTTCCCACGGCTCGAACATGTTGATACAGGTCGCCAGCTCATATTGCCGATACAAATAAGCAGCAGAATGCTTAAGATTTACCATTTTTAAGCCGATTTGTGTCTATAtgagtttatttatgttttcatttatttaatgagctCTTAACACTTGTTAACAGTGTTAAGTTATTATGGTGAAACTATCGTTGCCACTATCGATATCAACAGGTGAAATACTAAGAGCTATCGACCAGCCGCCACAACAAGTATCTTCTTACATGTGAGCGCGCGTATTTTAAAATCAcgcaattataaattttttaagctatataaaatataatctgctgctgccaatttaaAGCGTATATTAGTCTTAGTTCATTTtggctgcaataaatttgcctATTACATGATTAGCAGGGTGCGTCTTCACGCTGTAACACCAAAACAGGATTTAAAGCGATTGGGCCATAATACGCTTTGGCAAACTGACATACTATAGTGCCAAACTAGCACACGTAGCTGGATGCATTTGCTAAACACTTGCCATAAGCAGACGGACAAGTTTTGGCGACGACGCTATCAATGCTGCTGTTACGGATTGACAGGCGGGCAGTGGCTTGATTTATGCGCGCGGCACAGGAATGTGGCAAAgtgtaaaaaatgtttgcacacaaacacaggcacaggcacagacagagtgcaacagcaacacccaGTTGCGGCCAGGTGCCCCAGTCTCAATCTGAGTCTAGTGCAGATCAGTGAGTGTCGTAGAGCCGCTGCAAGTCACGCATATGCAACAACGGCaactaattcaatttgcaCTCGGCGAGGCACACAACATGCAGAGGTGGCGGCTGTTTAGTCGAGTGTGCACGCCTAATTGGTAATGCGATCGGCTTTATTGAGGCAGCGAGGCTGCc encodes:
- the LOC108601411 gene encoding pickpocket protein 19; the encoded protein is MNWIRYLPLALKGLFYVVTLGISIPFIASVSRSLLKSFVSSSVSFNLDTIYLNWNTTFPAITVCELYNSEKIWDLSDSHFGIEHELHIDDFISDIAFFRGICISCENCHRLPCPDNFTMLLEVFRSKCHELIIECSYLNHIFDCCDQFLPLHTEYGVCYSFNSNQAHKSYLAQYKNNRQTGAGHLKFHAAADIQLHVHAPIDIPFPFAEGMVRDTVLLGSYKEIILNVIEVYNHESVNELSPEQRRCRYSNEHLPEGLGLYEFYSYSGCIIDCTVAKHLLYCNCTSHFMAMSSSNLLPVCDYRGLICLTNNHDRVLAERKSCECMSSCEEPEYNIIHNTADDNQEAEREASDIHVALIELPTQRYVRRVAKSNLDLLIAVGGLVSLFFNTSLLRILEGIYLCFKYRKVITQFAVGFLVGTFKYLQILTKLK
- the LOC108602579 gene encoding serine palmitoyltransferase small subunit B, translated to MVNLKHSAAYLYRQYELATCINMFEPWEKKLINGFVLIMLTLVIFSSCVYLPSYMGSLLEVITPTSWPSSQPAGTGFMSQKMRSI
- the LOC108603951 gene encoding phenoloxidase-activating factor 3, with protein sequence MQLLIIGSLALMLLAPELVLTQSDNSCHTPIDELGYCVPALQCQFVLDLQATYGSNVPRAIQTQLRQMACNAAGSQNVFHLCCPTRAVISAQSGGNSGGPSTARTKAPVTVRQATMDLKRIDPSGMALLNSVTDCGKKSNIKLSGGEVTRIGEFPWLALLKYETTGRPFLCGGSLISDQFVLTAAHCVASGKIIGVRLGEHNLDTEEDCQYLGGRRRECLPPYEEYGISEIRQHPSYKENTINYDIALLKLDRPVKFKQHIKPVCLPIDANSKDIAYDQSFFTAGWGRTEKDVASSVLLKAVVKRQDLNVCRNYFIDAPVTENHICAVGEGILHTCRGDSGGPVFFRNAFKETIRYVQYGIVSFGGRRCGTNRNQPSVFSNVIDMLPWITQNLY